A window of the Branchiibius hedensis genome harbors these coding sequences:
- a CDS encoding PrpF domain-containing protein, with protein sequence MTGVPCALMRGGTSKGAVFLADDLPSDPVARDALLLRIMGSPDVRQIDGLGGAHPLTSKVAVVSAATDDDADLDYLFLQVAVDEAVVSASQTCGNMLATVLPFAVTRQLFPAGDPHTVARVRFVNTGDIARIRVDTPGGEVTYDGSTRISGVPGSAAPVVVSLARAGRPLLPTGRPIDVVDGLQATLVDAGMPSVLVRADDLGVSGDERPADLETAARLTDRVARIRAEAFALMGLTGRPETTTTPKIVLLSAPKEGGVISTRSFIPHRVHQAIGVLGAASVAAAVRTPGTVAAQLARSPDRGEELRIEHPTGFLGLYVESVPEEAGVVRSIEVVRTARLIMSGTVYPAPLRTTDTKGHSS encoded by the coding sequence GTGACTGGCGTCCCGTGCGCCCTCATGCGGGGCGGAACCTCCAAGGGCGCGGTGTTCCTCGCCGATGATCTGCCCTCGGATCCCGTCGCGCGCGACGCACTGCTGCTGCGCATCATGGGCAGCCCCGATGTGCGCCAGATCGACGGACTTGGTGGCGCGCATCCGCTGACCAGCAAAGTGGCGGTGGTCAGTGCGGCAACCGACGACGATGCGGACCTGGACTATCTGTTCCTGCAAGTGGCGGTCGACGAGGCGGTGGTGTCGGCGTCACAGACCTGCGGGAACATGCTGGCAACGGTGCTGCCGTTCGCGGTGACCAGGCAGCTGTTCCCTGCCGGCGACCCGCATACAGTCGCGCGGGTCCGCTTCGTCAACACCGGGGACATCGCCCGGATCCGCGTCGACACCCCGGGCGGCGAGGTGACCTACGACGGGTCCACGCGGATTTCCGGCGTGCCAGGGTCGGCAGCGCCGGTGGTCGTTTCACTGGCGAGGGCCGGCCGTCCGTTGTTGCCTACCGGTCGGCCGATCGACGTTGTCGATGGTCTGCAGGCCACCCTCGTCGACGCCGGAATGCCGTCGGTCCTGGTGCGGGCCGACGATCTGGGAGTCAGCGGCGACGAACGTCCGGCAGACCTCGAAACAGCCGCGCGGCTGACCGACAGGGTAGCTCGGATCCGCGCCGAAGCGTTTGCTCTCATGGGCCTGACGGGCAGGCCGGAGACCACGACCACGCCGAAGATCGTGCTGCTGTCGGCACCGAAGGAGGGTGGCGTGATCAGCACCCGCAGCTTCATTCCCCACCGGGTGCACCAAGCCATCGGGGTGCTCGGGGCTGCCAGCGTGGCGGCGGCCGTCCGCACACCGGGAACCGTCGCAGCGCAGCTGGCGCGCTCACCGGATCGGGGTGAGGAGTTACGGATTGAGCATCCGACGGGATTCCTTGGCCTGTACGTGGAATCGGTGCCGGAGGAAGCCGGTGTAGTCAGATCCATCGAGGTGGTGCGCACCGCACGGCTCATCATGTCGGGCACGGTCTACCCCGCGCCGCTCAGAACCACTGATACGAAAGGACATTCATCATGA
- a CDS encoding VOC family protein, with protein sequence MSSPRGQIAHLGYAELRTPDLDGTVWFFENILGMTTTYRDDLTAHVRTFDDYEQTSIVIRNATTSGIGRLGLRCTSDEALDARVADLVAAGREGRWEDGLAGTGRTFVTSDPDGHEIALYFDTTWYQAPEELRPGLKNQPQAKPNRGVGVRRFDHINFLASDVEAAANFHTELLGARVTEQIQMDDGRIAARWMTYTNKSYDVVYTEDWTGSNGRLHHLAFATENREDILRAADLCLDNGVPIETGPHKHAIQQTFFLYVFEPGGNRIELCNPLTRLVLAPDWKVVTWTEAERAKGQAWGLKTIESFHTYGTPPLESAKDFTYTPGILL encoded by the coding sequence ATGAGCTCACCCCGGGGCCAGATCGCCCATCTCGGGTACGCCGAGCTTCGGACTCCGGACCTTGACGGCACCGTGTGGTTCTTCGAGAACATCCTGGGAATGACGACCACCTACCGCGACGACTTGACGGCGCACGTGCGCACGTTCGACGACTACGAGCAGACCAGCATCGTCATCCGGAACGCAACCACTTCAGGCATCGGCCGGCTCGGGTTGCGGTGCACCAGCGACGAAGCACTCGACGCACGGGTGGCCGACCTGGTGGCGGCTGGACGGGAGGGTCGCTGGGAGGACGGATTGGCCGGCACCGGTCGGACCTTTGTGACCAGCGATCCAGACGGTCACGAGATCGCGCTGTACTTCGACACCACCTGGTACCAAGCGCCGGAGGAACTGCGGCCGGGTCTGAAGAATCAACCGCAGGCCAAACCCAATCGCGGGGTCGGCGTACGGCGCTTCGACCACATCAACTTTCTGGCCTCCGACGTCGAGGCAGCCGCCAACTTCCATACCGAGCTACTCGGCGCCAGGGTAACCGAGCAGATCCAGATGGACGACGGCCGGATCGCCGCCCGGTGGATGACCTATACCAACAAGTCCTACGACGTCGTCTACACGGAAGACTGGACCGGCAGCAACGGGCGCCTGCACCACCTTGCGTTCGCCACCGAGAACCGCGAGGACATCCTGCGGGCGGCCGACCTGTGTCTGGACAACGGCGTGCCGATCGAGACCGGACCGCACAAACACGCGATCCAGCAGACGTTCTTCCTCTACGTTTTCGAACCGGGTGGCAACCGGATCGAATTGTGCAATCCGCTGACCCGGTTGGTGCTAGCCCCCGACTGGAAGGTCGTCACCTGGACGGAGGCTGAGCGGGCCAAGGGGCAGGCGTGGGGTCTGAAGACAATTGAGTCGTTCCACACCTACGGCACCCCACCGCTGGAAAGCGCCAAGGATTTCACGTACACCCCGGGCATCTTGTTGTGA
- a CDS encoding tannase/feruloyl esterase family alpha/beta hydrolase yields MRLLLRLDPTRSRPRPVSRQHLLVVLIVALFAAVASVAPATATATATSTSPAKTRIAANGLAELDYLKPVVTCADVLGMHVTDDNGDAVKFSASTAVTTGTTQPYCKVTGTIAPANQFEIHLPLNGWSQRYVQTGCGGLCGSVNVNVTQGATCPLVVDGSLVTAATDMGHEGGNDGSWALNNPQAVIDFAYRSQHVLSIVTKKVIKKFYGKAPAYSYFDGCSDGGREALMEAQRYPDDFDGIAAGAPANNMAVQNTIHHAWNVLTNLDSSGKFILLADKLPIIHAAVLAKCDGIDGVKDGLLQNPTQCNFDPYSLVCAKGQTANCLTKAEAGVVWRLHNGATDKKGTRLEPAIAHEWGSELDWTLFVPSAQGQTPMSANFALSYLRYLVDPNNQNPNLQLTDFKFTTQEFWKAVQSSSYEASLDPNLTGFQASGGKLLLWHGWEDQHISPQNTLAYYDAVKKTMGTVRANSFVKLYLFPGVAHCGGGEGPNQFDVLTPVMAWTESGRTPTKIIASRIDQTSGAVTMTRPVYPYPQQVRWTGKGSTNDAKNFVAYTPRVLTGTDYRWVGQRLFSEGYQTTCTVDGVSLVCRPKSTWLTRQV; encoded by the coding sequence ATGAGATTGCTTCTGCGGCTGGATCCCACGAGGTCACGCCCCCGTCCCGTCAGTCGACAGCATCTGCTCGTCGTGCTGATCGTCGCCCTCTTCGCTGCCGTCGCATCCGTGGCTCCGGCGACAGCCACGGCCACGGCAACGAGCACGTCGCCCGCCAAGACGCGCATCGCCGCCAACGGCCTAGCCGAACTCGACTACCTGAAGCCGGTGGTGACGTGCGCTGACGTTCTGGGCATGCACGTCACCGACGACAACGGTGACGCGGTGAAGTTCTCCGCATCGACCGCGGTGACCACTGGGACCACGCAGCCGTACTGCAAAGTCACGGGGACCATCGCGCCGGCCAACCAGTTCGAGATCCATCTGCCGTTGAACGGCTGGTCACAACGTTATGTTCAGACCGGCTGCGGCGGCCTGTGTGGCAGCGTCAACGTCAACGTCACCCAGGGGGCCACCTGCCCGCTCGTCGTCGACGGCAGCCTCGTGACCGCGGCGACGGACATGGGCCACGAAGGCGGGAACGACGGGTCGTGGGCTTTGAACAACCCGCAGGCAGTCATTGACTTCGCGTACCGCAGTCAGCACGTCCTGTCCATCGTGACCAAGAAGGTCATCAAGAAGTTCTACGGCAAGGCGCCGGCCTACTCCTACTTCGACGGGTGCTCCGACGGTGGTCGCGAAGCGCTCATGGAAGCCCAGCGCTACCCCGACGACTTCGACGGGATCGCGGCAGGCGCACCGGCGAACAACATGGCGGTGCAGAACACGATCCACCACGCCTGGAACGTGCTGACCAACCTCGACTCGAGCGGCAAGTTCATCCTGCTGGCAGACAAGTTGCCGATCATCCATGCCGCGGTTCTCGCCAAGTGCGACGGCATCGACGGCGTCAAGGATGGCCTTTTGCAGAACCCGACTCAGTGCAACTTCGATCCGTATTCACTGGTGTGCGCGAAGGGTCAGACCGCCAATTGCCTCACCAAAGCCGAGGCCGGGGTGGTGTGGCGACTGCACAACGGCGCGACGGACAAGAAGGGCACCCGACTCGAACCCGCGATCGCCCACGAGTGGGGCTCGGAGCTGGATTGGACACTGTTCGTTCCGTCGGCGCAAGGACAGACACCGATGAGCGCGAACTTCGCCTTGTCCTACCTGCGCTACCTCGTGGATCCGAACAACCAAAACCCGAACCTGCAGCTGACCGACTTCAAGTTCACGACGCAGGAGTTCTGGAAGGCGGTGCAGTCCTCCAGCTATGAGGCCTCCCTCGATCCGAACCTGACCGGCTTCCAGGCCAGTGGCGGAAAGCTGCTGCTGTGGCACGGCTGGGAGGACCAGCACATCTCACCGCAGAACACCCTGGCCTACTACGACGCGGTCAAGAAGACGATGGGGACGGTGCGGGCGAACTCGTTCGTGAAGCTATATCTGTTCCCGGGTGTCGCACACTGCGGCGGCGGCGAAGGACCCAACCAGTTCGACGTCCTGACCCCTGTCATGGCGTGGACGGAGAGTGGCAGGACACCCACGAAGATCATCGCGTCTCGCATCGACCAGACCAGTGGTGCGGTGACCATGACCCGGCCGGTCTATCCGTACCCGCAGCAGGTGCGGTGGACCGGTAAGGGCAGTACCAACGATGCGAAGAACTTCGTGGCATACACCCCGAGAGTGCTGACCGGCACCGACTACCGCTGGGTCGGTCAGCGACTCTTCTCCGAGGGCTACCAGACCACCTGCACCGTCGACGGGGTGAGCCTGGTGTGCCGGCCTAAGTCGACCTGGTTGACGCGACAGGTCTGA
- a CDS encoding amidohydrolase family protein, with protein sequence MIIDCHGHYTTVPDAHTTWRAEQLAALASGTPPPPYPGITDDEIRHSIEANQLRLIAERGSDLTIFSPRASAMGHHQGDLDSNDQWAQACNDLIARVVDLFPGRFAGVCQLPQYPGAGLHRAVAELQRCIDLGFVGCNLNPDPSGGHWTSPPLTDRYWYPVYERMCELDVPAMIHVSASDNPAFHATGAHYLAADTTAFMQLLEGDLFTDFPDLRLIIPHGGGAVPYHWGRYRGLADMLGKPPLTEHLMGNVYFDTCVYHQPGIDLLTEVIDTGNILFGSEMVGAVRGIDPMTGHYFDDTRRYIESAALTDRQRAEIFSGNALRVYPRLPTTIR encoded by the coding sequence ATGATCATCGATTGTCACGGCCATTACACGACGGTGCCTGATGCACACACGACGTGGCGGGCCGAACAGCTCGCGGCGCTGGCGAGCGGGACACCTCCACCGCCGTACCCAGGCATCACCGACGACGAGATCCGGCACTCGATCGAGGCCAACCAGTTGCGATTGATCGCCGAGCGCGGATCCGACCTGACGATCTTCTCCCCGCGAGCCTCCGCAATGGGCCATCATCAGGGTGATCTGGACAGCAACGATCAATGGGCGCAGGCGTGCAACGACCTCATCGCCCGGGTCGTCGACCTGTTCCCGGGCAGGTTCGCGGGGGTCTGTCAGCTGCCGCAGTACCCCGGCGCCGGGTTGCACCGTGCGGTCGCGGAGCTCCAACGGTGCATCGACCTGGGCTTCGTGGGCTGCAATCTCAACCCGGATCCCAGTGGCGGCCACTGGACGTCACCGCCGCTGACCGATCGGTACTGGTACCCGGTCTACGAGCGGATGTGCGAGCTCGACGTACCCGCGATGATCCATGTGTCGGCCAGTGACAACCCGGCCTTTCACGCCACCGGGGCGCACTATCTGGCGGCGGATACCACGGCGTTCATGCAGTTGCTCGAAGGGGACCTATTCACCGACTTCCCGGATCTGCGACTGATCATCCCGCACGGCGGTGGCGCAGTCCCCTACCACTGGGGCCGCTATCGCGGCCTCGCGGACATGCTGGGTAAGCCGCCGTTGACCGAGCATCTGATGGGTAACGTGTACTTCGACACGTGCGTCTACCACCAGCCGGGCATCGACCTGCTCACCGAAGTCATCGACACCGGCAACATCCTCTTCGGGTCGGAGATGGTGGGAGCGGTGCGTGGGATCGACCCGATGACTGGGCACTACTTCGACGACACGCGCCGCTACATCGAATCCGCCGCTCTCACCGACCGGCAACGAGCGGAGATCTTCAGCGGCAATGCGTTGCGCGTGTATCCGCGACTGCCCACGACAATCCGCTGA
- a CDS encoding NAD(P)-dependent oxidoreductase gives MRAVALIGLGEVGRVFAEELRNEGVGELQVWDTAFVDPASRASRNAADLGLAPAPSAAAAVTGAELVICAVTAANSVPATEAAAPGLAPGSFFVDVNSSSPAHKQESFAAVEAVGGRYVEVALMSPIQPRRLRSPFLPGGPYANEFLEAAAQLGIDHASVASQVVGRAAATKLCRSVVIKGMEALVTESLLAARRYGVERDVLDSFSNLFPKPDWDEFAGYLISRTIEHGQRRSEEMAEAAQTVADAGVAPTMTTSTVMRQAWAADRVDLDDPTDVIRLLDAILTTLGLNDETLRFPEPEHGRPT, from the coding sequence GTGAGGGCAGTCGCGCTGATCGGTCTCGGCGAGGTCGGCCGGGTGTTCGCCGAAGAATTGCGAAATGAAGGTGTTGGCGAGCTGCAGGTGTGGGACACCGCCTTCGTCGATCCAGCCTCCCGTGCGAGTCGCAACGCGGCCGATCTCGGTCTGGCGCCCGCACCCTCTGCTGCGGCTGCCGTGACCGGGGCCGAGCTGGTCATCTGCGCAGTCACCGCCGCCAACAGCGTTCCGGCCACCGAGGCCGCTGCACCCGGCCTGGCGCCCGGGAGCTTCTTTGTCGACGTTAACTCCAGTTCCCCGGCGCACAAGCAAGAGTCCTTCGCGGCTGTCGAAGCAGTCGGCGGGCGGTACGTCGAGGTGGCGCTCATGTCGCCCATTCAGCCCCGTCGGCTCCGGTCACCGTTTCTCCCTGGCGGCCCCTACGCGAACGAATTCCTTGAAGCGGCGGCCCAACTCGGAATCGATCACGCCTCGGTCGCGTCGCAGGTGGTGGGGCGGGCGGCCGCTACGAAACTGTGTCGTTCGGTCGTGATCAAGGGGATGGAGGCGCTGGTGACCGAGTCCCTTCTGGCCGCTCGCCGATACGGCGTCGAGCGCGACGTGTTGGACTCATTCTCCAATCTGTTCCCCAAACCGGACTGGGACGAGTTTGCCGGGTACCTCATCTCCCGCACGATCGAACACGGCCAGCGGCGCAGCGAAGAGATGGCGGAGGCGGCGCAAACCGTCGCCGACGCCGGTGTCGCGCCGACGATGACGACGTCGACGGTGATGCGCCAGGCGTGGGCAGCAGACCGCGTCGACCTCGACGACCCGACCGATGTGATCCGGCTGCTGGACGCGATCCTGACCACGCTCGGGCTGAACGACGAAACACTGAGATTCCCGGAACCAGAGCACGGGCGGCCGACATGA
- a CDS encoding ABC transporter ATP-binding protein: protein MTKETPALRLDRVAKTYQSRTRTVEAIRELTLSVGKGELVCVVGPSGAGKTTLLRCIAGLLEVSSGVIELDGQPVTGPPAGMAVVFQEYGRSLFPWMTVRQNVELPLKEKGLGKSERKAAVDSALDAVGLADSGDAHPWQLSGGMQQRVAIARAVAYEPSVLIMDEPFAAVDAQTRADLEDLVRSLWRRLGVTVLFVTHDIDESVYLGERVLVLSNRPTVLMEDVLIDLPEERNQLTTRSDPRFGELRGRIWDLVQRAKKGQRPDSEADRVVHEAGRAEAV from the coding sequence GTGACCAAGGAAACTCCGGCCCTGCGATTGGACCGGGTTGCGAAGACGTACCAGAGCCGCACGCGAACCGTCGAAGCGATCCGCGAGCTGACACTGTCCGTTGGCAAGGGAGAACTGGTCTGTGTCGTGGGGCCCTCCGGGGCTGGCAAGACGACGCTGTTGCGGTGTATTGCGGGTCTTCTCGAGGTCAGCTCCGGAGTCATAGAACTGGACGGGCAACCCGTTACCGGGCCTCCCGCCGGGATGGCTGTGGTCTTCCAGGAGTACGGCCGCAGTCTGTTTCCGTGGATGACCGTGCGCCAGAACGTCGAATTGCCGCTTAAGGAGAAGGGGCTCGGCAAGAGCGAGCGCAAGGCGGCCGTGGATTCGGCACTGGACGCAGTGGGGTTGGCCGATAGCGGAGATGCCCACCCTTGGCAGCTGTCCGGCGGCATGCAGCAGCGGGTGGCGATCGCCCGGGCGGTTGCTTATGAACCGAGCGTGTTGATCATGGACGAGCCGTTCGCGGCGGTGGACGCCCAGACGCGGGCCGATCTGGAGGATTTGGTGCGGTCCTTGTGGCGGCGGCTCGGGGTGACGGTCCTCTTCGTGACCCACGACATCGACGAGTCGGTCTACCTGGGGGAGCGGGTGTTGGTGCTGTCGAACCGGCCGACCGTTCTGATGGAAGACGTGCTGATCGATCTTCCGGAGGAGCGCAACCAGCTCACCACCCGATCCGACCCGAGATTCGGTGAGTTGCGTGGCCGGATCTGGGATCTGGTGCAGCGGGCCAAGAAGGGACAACGACCCGACTCCGAGGCCGATCGAGTGGTTCACGAAGCCGGCCGGGCGGAGGCGGTGTGA
- a CDS encoding DUF3500 domain-containing protein, producing MTTPTGNGAMTFRAPDAIRDMLFTTWSLLGSFTADQKSRAHNPFDDPRRIDWDFIPKPDRTGIPLSELDRHQKVLAHSLLKAGLSMRGYSQALAVMATENILREVEVIDRKFGVWAADFRDPEAYLFSWFGRPAFEDTWGWRVIGHHIGFNYTIVGQEFLTVTPMAMGAQPFPAGVLDPMGASQRMAFELMGRLSAEQRAAAHIHDKAPADFTTRQVAKVGDIELPDHVDLGIAAYGIDDDDRWALRFEKAAPTGLNGAEMNADDLALARELLLYFVETVPEELSQQYRRLVEAESPERLTFAWAGGTTRDTSYYFRVSTSSLLAESDNAVAAGNHIHSVWRDLDNDLGHDLLLSHYAANDHRWGSEHLRRRLVNSVDTDADFIAERRAAPSPE from the coding sequence ATGACCACCCCTACTGGCAACGGCGCCATGACCTTTCGCGCGCCCGACGCGATCCGCGACATGCTCTTCACGACGTGGTCATTGCTCGGTTCTTTCACCGCCGACCAGAAGAGCCGCGCCCACAACCCCTTTGACGACCCGCGGCGAATCGACTGGGACTTCATCCCCAAACCGGACCGCACCGGGATCCCGCTGTCCGAATTGGACCGACACCAAAAGGTTCTCGCGCACTCGCTGCTGAAGGCCGGCCTGAGTATGCGCGGCTACAGCCAGGCTCTGGCCGTGATGGCGACCGAGAACATCCTGCGTGAGGTGGAAGTCATCGATCGCAAGTTCGGCGTCTGGGCTGCGGACTTCCGCGACCCGGAGGCATACCTGTTCAGCTGGTTCGGTCGACCCGCCTTCGAAGACACGTGGGGCTGGCGGGTCATCGGTCACCACATCGGCTTCAACTACACGATCGTCGGCCAGGAGTTCTTGACGGTCACACCGATGGCGATGGGTGCCCAACCCTTCCCCGCCGGTGTCCTGGACCCGATGGGCGCGAGTCAGCGGATGGCATTCGAGCTCATGGGCCGCCTTTCTGCCGAGCAGCGAGCCGCGGCGCACATTCACGACAAGGCGCCCGCGGACTTCACCACCCGACAGGTCGCCAAGGTCGGTGACATCGAGTTGCCCGACCACGTGGACCTTGGCATCGCCGCCTACGGGATCGACGACGACGACCGCTGGGCGTTGCGCTTCGAGAAGGCTGCTCCCACCGGTCTGAACGGTGCGGAGATGAATGCGGACGATCTGGCCCTGGCCCGGGAGTTGTTGCTCTACTTCGTCGAGACGGTCCCCGAGGAGCTATCCCAGCAGTACCGCCGGTTGGTCGAGGCCGAGTCCCCGGAGCGCCTCACCTTTGCGTGGGCTGGAGGGACTACGCGCGACACGTCGTACTACTTCCGGGTGTCGACGAGTTCCCTGCTAGCGGAATCGGACAACGCGGTCGCGGCTGGCAACCACATCCACTCGGTGTGGCGTGACCTGGACAACGACCTTGGTCACGACCTGCTGCTGAGCCACTACGCCGCAAACGATCATCGTTGGGGCAGTGAGCACCTGCGCCGTCGTCTCGTGAACAGCGTCGACACCGACGCCGACTTCATCGCCGAACGCCGGGCTGCACCATCTCCTGAGTAA
- a CDS encoding 4-carboxy-4-hydroxy-2-oxoadipate aldolase/oxaloacetate decarboxylase, with amino-acid sequence MTADQPVILTDPPRAQQLVVNQLATMGAATVHEAMGRIGALGPDLRPIQTGARIAGSAVTVRCWPGDNLMIHAAVEQCGPGDVLVVATAAPSTHGMFGDLFATALRYRGVIGLVIDAGVRDTADLREMGFPVWSRHVSTEGSVKATPGSVNVPVVVSGQSIDAGDIIVADDDGVVVVRREAASATLEAAKARVEKEALTRAAFLQGELGLDRYGLRQTLADLGVTYRSYGDHHATEQR; translated from the coding sequence GTGACTGCCGACCAGCCGGTGATCCTCACCGATCCGCCGCGGGCGCAGCAACTCGTCGTCAACCAGCTCGCGACCATGGGAGCCGCCACCGTTCACGAGGCGATGGGCAGGATCGGTGCGCTCGGGCCGGACCTTCGGCCGATCCAGACCGGTGCCCGGATAGCCGGAAGTGCGGTGACGGTCCGGTGCTGGCCGGGCGACAACCTGATGATCCACGCGGCCGTGGAGCAGTGCGGACCCGGTGACGTGCTCGTAGTGGCAACGGCCGCCCCGTCGACTCACGGGATGTTCGGCGATCTGTTTGCCACGGCGCTGCGCTACCGCGGGGTGATCGGCCTGGTCATCGACGCCGGTGTGCGCGACACCGCCGATCTGCGGGAGATGGGGTTCCCGGTCTGGAGCCGCCACGTGAGCACGGAGGGGTCGGTGAAGGCGACGCCGGGCTCGGTCAACGTCCCTGTGGTGGTGTCCGGTCAGTCGATCGACGCCGGCGACATCATCGTGGCCGATGACGACGGTGTGGTCGTGGTCCGACGTGAAGCAGCCTCCGCGACCCTCGAGGCAGCCAAAGCCCGGGTCGAAAAGGAAGCCTTGACGCGCGCCGCGTTCCTACAGGGTGAGCTGGGCCTGGACCGGTATGGCCTGCGACAGACCCTGGCCGACCTTGGTGTGACGTACCGCAGCTACGGCGACCACCACGCGACGGAGCAGAGGTGA
- a CDS encoding NAD-dependent succinate-semialdehyde dehydrogenase has protein sequence MIRDFDILLGAVPDGLFVAGEWRRSSDNGTLTVTNPATGATLKTIASATAEDAAAALDAACAAADSWAATPARQRGELLRRTFDLLQDRADEFALLMSLEMGKPLAEARGEVTYGGEFLRWFSEEAPRVQGRYGTTPEGSGRMIVTQHPVGPCYLITPWNFPLAMATRKIAPALAAGCTVVVKPSELTPLTTLLFARLLQEAGLPDGVVNVIPTLDAAAVSEPIIADPRLRKLSFTGSTPVGKRLLAQAANGVLRTSMELGGNAPFIVFDDADLDQAVDGAMAAKFRNIGQACTAANRFIVHRSVVDEFTARVVDRVRDFRTGAGTEDGVTIGPLIDDRAVAKATHLVQDAVNRGAKTWIGGTELDRPGSFFAATVLSDVAPGSEILGEEIFGPVLAIVAFDDEEEAVRIANDTEFGLVSYVFTQDLARGQRMIEQLQTGMMGLNAGVVSNAAAPFGGWKSSGIGREGGPEGIAEYLQTKYTLTPDPYQS, from the coding sequence ATGATTCGCGACTTCGACATACTCCTTGGCGCAGTTCCCGACGGGCTCTTCGTTGCCGGTGAGTGGCGCCGCTCCTCCGACAACGGCACGCTGACGGTCACCAACCCGGCCACCGGGGCCACGCTCAAGACCATCGCCAGCGCGACCGCAGAGGACGCCGCCGCCGCGCTCGATGCGGCCTGCGCAGCAGCCGACAGTTGGGCGGCCACGCCGGCTCGTCAGCGCGGTGAACTGTTGCGACGAACCTTCGATCTGCTGCAGGACCGTGCCGACGAGTTCGCGCTGCTGATGAGCCTGGAAATGGGCAAACCGCTCGCCGAGGCCCGCGGCGAAGTCACCTACGGCGGGGAGTTCCTGCGCTGGTTCAGCGAAGAGGCACCACGGGTGCAGGGTCGCTACGGCACGACGCCGGAGGGTTCGGGCCGAATGATCGTGACCCAGCACCCGGTGGGTCCCTGCTACCTGATCACTCCGTGGAATTTCCCGCTGGCCATGGCGACCCGCAAAATCGCGCCGGCGCTAGCGGCCGGGTGCACGGTCGTGGTCAAACCTTCCGAGCTCACCCCGTTGACGACCCTGCTCTTCGCACGACTGCTGCAGGAAGCCGGGCTGCCCGATGGCGTCGTCAACGTCATCCCCACCCTTGACGCAGCAGCTGTTTCCGAACCCATCATCGCCGACCCGCGGCTGCGCAAACTGTCGTTCACCGGCTCCACGCCGGTCGGCAAACGGTTGCTCGCCCAGGCCGCGAACGGCGTACTGCGCACGTCGATGGAGCTGGGTGGCAACGCTCCGTTCATCGTGTTCGACGACGCCGACCTGGATCAGGCGGTGGATGGAGCGATGGCGGCCAAGTTTCGCAACATCGGACAGGCCTGCACGGCGGCCAACCGCTTCATCGTGCACCGCAGCGTGGTCGACGAATTCACCGCGCGGGTCGTCGACCGGGTCCGCGACTTCCGCACCGGGGCGGGCACCGAGGATGGCGTCACGATCGGGCCGCTGATCGATGACCGGGCCGTCGCGAAGGCGACTCACCTCGTGCAGGACGCCGTCAACCGCGGTGCGAAGACCTGGATCGGAGGGACCGAGCTAGACCGGCCGGGCTCGTTCTTCGCCGCCACCGTCCTCAGCGATGTCGCCCCAGGCAGTGAGATCCTCGGCGAGGAGATCTTCGGACCGGTCCTCGCCATCGTCGCGTTCGACGACGAAGAGGAGGCGGTGCGTATCGCCAACGACACCGAATTTGGTCTGGTGTCATACGTTTTCACCCAAGACCTCGCGCGCGGCCAGCGGATGATCGAGCAGCTGCAGACCGGGATGATGGGCCTGAACGCCGGCGTCGTCTCCAACGCCGCGGCGCCCTTCGGTGGCTGGAAGTCCTCGGGGATCGGCCGCGAAGGCGGCCCGGAGGGCATCGCCGAATACCTGCAGACCAAATACACCCTCACCCCTGACCCCTATCAATCCTGA